The genomic window ATCTCCTGTGGGAGCAGTGATGTCTGTGGAGTTTTCGCCTGGAGGCCGCATTAGCTGgaagacaggagagagagagaacatgaaaAGAGCAAGATGTCAAAATGAACGCCAGGTAAACAATAACGGGTTGCTGTTCGGAAGCGGCATAAGGCATGTCTGCTTTCAGCAAGATGTCATTTCCTGCACCTTGTGGGATCCCTAGAAAGATGGCGGTTTGAACTTCATACTACTTCCAAAGTATAAAATTCCAACGTAGCAAGTCTGTCTTCTTCCAGAAGCACTTGGCTTCCCATCCCACCCCAGAATTTGCCCAATTTTTCAGAAGTCTCAGACCATTGTAAATTGCAGGACCTTCAGCTGTCTGTGGTTCAGCCAAACCTCTGCAAGTACTCTTATGGCACAtgtcctatatatgtctactcagaagtaagtcacatctgagttcatagaatcatacaattgtagagttggaaggggcccaagggtcatccagtccaccccctgaaatgcatgaatctaaactaaagcatcaCATCTAAACCTATGTGGATTCTGCACATTTGTTCATGTATCAAATATTATAAAATCTACACCTGGGCACAAAATATGAAACTGAGTAGTTCTGCAGGCTTAAGTTAAATTGCCATCCTAAGCAAAACGTTCTAGGGAGTAAGGCCTAATGATCACAGTGTGGCTGCTTCTGAGTCAGCATGGATTGTCCTGCATGTTCCCTGGAAATTAATGGAATTTTAAGAAGTGTTTATACTTGGCTGAGTCATGTTCTTTGATTTTAATGCATGGAACAAAAGTGTTGTGTGCAAGAACTCTTAATATCCATTCAGGGTTtaattgttttttctttaaattttgtaAGCCACCTGGAGAGCCTTTTTATATGGAAAATTGGGATTTAGTAGATAGaataaatcaggcatgtccaaccagtagattgagatctaccagtagatccctggCTAATCCTGGTAGATTGCGGGACCCTTATCGACtgtgggattaaataaagtttaccaaaagttaaagaataaagctgaagaactctggcAATCctaccccaaaaaagctcaacaactacgctcctcctccctccaatgacaatgggtagatcactgccagtttttttagtactaggagtagatcacagtctcttgggagttggacgtgcctggctgGAATAAATAATGTCAGAGGAGACCTGATAAAGATCTTTTTTCTAACAAGAAACAAAACACTTTTGCACCCAGAACAAAACAGGGGCTAATAGTATTTATGGAGTTCTCTGAAAAGGCATGCCACTTACATTGAcgctgtaaatatttttttatttcataaaatttacaaatggattgattgtaaaaaagaaaaaaaaaaccctcaagcagtttacaaaatagaCCATGTTTAGGGTCCCTCCAGACATCCCATTTATTGCACTTTCATGACCATTTGTGCTCACATGCTCCCGAGGCAGTTATATGTGATTCCACcttcatactgcttcatttctaaTCAGCACatgtcccataacttcctgctgaactCCTACAACTTGTTATGGCATCCTGGtttatttttatcccacttttgtTAACAGCAGTAATGTGGCAGCACtgtggaagcattgcagaacaaactaaagcagaataaacccaCCACTTAATTATTGAGTcgagaacatgttgcagaaaaaggactgcaataaaacaccagtggTGGGGGAGATGTTCAGAGATATTCAGAGTAGCCCCATCCTAATCAGACAAAGAGCCGATGTAGTATTGTGGTTATATCCTGAGCTGTGAGCTTGTTCTAGTCTCACCTTAGACATACATTCATATCGGAGACAGACAAAAAGTTAAGTCATTGGCCATCAGAGAGGAAAGGTAAAGAAGAGGTGGTGGTTGAATCAACCCTCTCCCCCTGTGGCTGTAatactggcctaccttacagggctggcATGCAAAACATGTTTGAACACTTAGGGGGAAAGTGCTGTACAAGTACTAAGCAACACTACCGATGCGCCTTTGAGCCTTTCAGTGCTGGAAAGGTGGGGGGATAAAGTTCGCAGGCCAGTGTAGTGGCTAAAAGCCTAGTTTTGGATGCGTGGAAATGCTCAAAGCTCAGTTCTGATGCTCAGTGGGTGGCCTCAGCAAGCCACTATCTTCCAAGAGAGTTGGGAAGCTAAAATGTAAAGTCAAAATAACAAATGCAATAGTCTTCTTGAAGCCTCTGGAATGGTAAGGTGTGCACATCTTCCTTATTCTTACTGTAGGCCTCCACCTGTTTATGCAAACCCAGGTATATGCAAAATGATCTGGGAAAGCAtactaagtactgcagaccccttTCTGCCTGCTGCTCTGTTAAGAGAAATGCTTTGCAGGATGGAAAACTCAGGTGACTTCAGGGCAACTCACTCCCTTAGGGAATATTTTTCTGAATTCACCATAGATGAAGTCTGCCTCTTCATCTGTGCACCAAAAGGTGGATCACAACTCTGGCTACTTGTTGTATTCCCTCAGTTCCATTCTTGTTTCATTTTGGCTACCTCCACCAGAGAGGACTGGGAATGTACATTCCCGCCAGCTAGTACTCAAGCAATGCTCTTTTTTGCCTAAGGCTGCCGTCTACTCCAAGCTAATTGCTCCAGAGTGTTGTATCAGTCAAGCAAAGCAGACTACAGTACCGCAGAGGGTAAGTGGTCTGGGAGCTGTCAGCTTTACTCAGAAAAGTGAATCTGTCCTCTGAAAAGTGGGGAGTGGCAGGGAGGGCAATCATGCAAATATCTTACTCTTCTGGAGAATCAGTATATGAGATGATGTGATTTCACCCATCTCTCTGTCAATGCGCTGTTAAAAATTGTTGAAAGCTGTAGGAATCTGGGAGGGTGTCAAATAAGGCAGGAGgtttaaaagaagaagcaaagtCTGACCTCCCCTTGCCTGATAAAGGTAGTCAAATAACTAATAAATCATCATAGGAATCAATAAAGCAGCAGTCCAGGCAGATATTAGCCAGGTATTATAGGGAATGGAAAACAGTGAAATAATTGCAAACACATAGGAGAGGAGTCACGAATATTTGCACAGGGACACAAGCTGCATAACACAAGCTGCCCTCTTCAGATGTTGTAGTTTACTCATGTGTTACAGCACATAGAGATGAATTAACCCATCTACGTTTACAGTTTGCACTTCTTTCACGACTTTATTGTGGTAGAATCTTCCTACCAGGCTAGTTAAATGTAGCATTTAAATGCAACATCTTTCACAAGCCCTGAAGGAGCTGGTGTGATCATGAATTCTTTATTTGCCATCTTCTCGTGCGCACGAAAAGAAATGGCTTTGCACTGAAATCTCAAAAGTGGCATGTCGTAGGCGCAGCATCTCTTAATGGAagccattctctctttttttaaagagagttgCGGCTGCAAAAATAATACTATGGGAGgcaaacagctttttttttaaaggaaaagaaagcctGGCTTCAAACGTAGCTGCCCCAGAAATCCCCATACACACGCTGGAGATAAGAGATGTACAAAAAGACAGCTGAGACGGGGAAACGGAGTCAGATCACAGAGTCCCTTACCTGGCCTCTGTCCGTCGATCAGGAGCACGCCAGCCAGGAGCAAAAACCAAGTGAAAAGGAGCTGCTGGAATCTCATTTTTGCAGACCGGATCCGATATTTGtaacacttgcagccaatttgcAGACACCCTCCCGGAAATGTGTCTGCAGTATCTGTGGCTCAGCTCACATTCTAATGGCAAGCTTTCGAAATGGGCTCCCAGCTGCCTTTTTCAGCAAGGTTAATGATCATACACAAGGCAAGGTTACTGGTTCTGCACTGTGGTCAGTGCCTCCCTCtgtttccctcttcttcttcttctttttgtcacTCCCACTTATTTTCCATAAGCAAACAACAGGAAGAAAAGCCCCTGTAAACGGCAGCTTCTGTAAACGTCCGTGAAAGAAGCAGCCCTGCGAACAATGGTCCCAACAACTTCCCTTTCGATTCATTCCAGGCAAGGCTATATATGCAAAGCGAGCTCTAGCCTTCCTCCTCCCATTTGCAACTGTTTATGCTTTGCTGCGTTTGCCCATGTTGGTCCCACATGCGGAAAAGCCAGGGAAGGGGCAGGAAGTCTTTCCTTTTGTCCACCTCTGAAAAGGCATCCTCAAGAGGACCAAAAAGCATTGTGGGCCCCTCttgtggagccccccccccaccgcaaatCTTTATCCCTTATCAACTAGCTGCAAAGTAGCATCTATTCAAAGTGAAAATGTAAGCTGTTGAATGTAATGTGCCTCTTCTCTAGGGCCAagtatttttctttcattcaggAACTGGGATTTCTGGGCTTGCCTACATGGTCCTTTAAGACTGTTTAAATGGGTACTGACTGCAGAATTGTCTGAAAAGTACATCTCACTAAAAGCAAGCAGACGCTCCTATCCCCACTCCTTACCAAGTCATAGTTTCAATTTTGGCACAGATCCCAGACTGAGTAGCCTACCATCACCAAAATGTGCCACCTGCGTCATGCCACCGCTTTTAATGCTTGCAATGTAGACATCTGCTTTTAATGTATGCAGTGTTTTAACTCTGACTTCTTTGCAAGGCACTCTGAGGATAAAGTCACTTGGCTCCATAGCCGGCTCAATGCCACATTTGTGGAAGTCCCCAGGCAGGTGTCCATCACAACATCTTCTGTGATGTCATGGGATCTGTTTCAATTGATGCCTCCTGATGACGTTTGACAATGTGCTTGCAATGCTGTACCCAGCCATGTTTTCCCTCAAGCCCATCTTGGCTTATTAAAGCTAAGGGGGCGTCAGTGGGTGGGACCACGTTTGGGAACAGGCTTATAGTCCATGTCCACCAGTAGAGACTCAAATGACCTCAGGGGCTACAATTGCCTTTTGCCAGCTTCAGTAGGTTAAGACACTAACAGCTatttttggaaacaaaatagaaaattctttccagtagcaccttagagaccaactgagtttgttcttggtatgagctttcgtgtgcatgcacacgaaagctcataccaagaacaaactcagttggtctctaaggtgctactggaaagaattttctattttgtttcgactatggcagaccaacacggctacccacctgtaactggagctattTTTGGGCCAGGATAGCCTGACAACTGTCATACATGCATGGGTAACCTTCATACTGGATAACTATAACATGTTCTATGTTGGCTGCTGCCCCTAATGTtagcctggaagctgcagctagtgcaaaatgctcCTGTTCAGCTACTCACTGGGGCTGACCATCACCATCATGTCAGGCTGCTGTTGGGAGAATTGCACTTGCTCAATTCAAGGTGCCGGTACTCATGTACCCTATGAAGTTTGGAACCAGGCTACCTTAAAaatcattgtgattttttttgtgaTAGCACTGGGGCAGCACTGTAGAACAACtaacaaagcagaataaattcacCAGTATCATTGTATCAAGATTTGTAGAATACAcccacaatttaaaacaacaacaacaaacaacaacaacaacagtggagaGTCCCTAGATGAGAAAGTATGTGCTTGAGATCTATGGCAATATTGAGACAATGGTCTCAGGATCTCTTTGCAGCCACTATAAAACTGGCTGACTGTTGCTAGAAATTTGCAAACCAAAAACACAAGGAGAGCCAAGTGAAGAAACAATGGCTGACTGCCAAATTAAATTTCAGGTTTCTCTTTGAAAGGTGTGTTGAAATCTATTTAGAACTGTTTTGCTGAAGCAGCCAGTCTTTCAGCATAACCTAATATAACCTGCAGATGTTCCCTTTCAGAGGTGCTGTGCCTCTAACAGCTTTATGGCAGCCagatagtaaaaaaataataataactggagTATTGCCAACCTGGGACAAGGTGCACTTGTTGAGTTTGCTTCATGTCACATTATTGGCCATAAGAGAGGAAAGGCAAGAAGAGGTGGTGGCTGCATTTTAGAGTGAGAGCAGCAATCTCGTGCACAGGTGCATCACATCATTAGTTGTGGAAACTGGCTTCCATCTCAGCCATGCAATTACCCTTGTCTGACTTCCCTCTTAGAAAAAGGACCATTATAGCTTTGCGATTTCATCTGCATACCTTAGGGTTGATCAGGGGAGGATGGAATATGGTCTGCCTGCATTCCTTAGCCATCTTTCTGATGACTCCACAGCCACTGCATTAATTTAGCTGAGAGGCAGCTGACCATGATAAGAAGAACTGCCTGCTGTGCATGTAACGCTAAATAATAATTTAGCATTACATGCATGAATGTGGGGCTGATGTGCTcgtccctgccttctctccttctggtaaaaaaggtaaaggtaaaggaaccctggacaactaagtacagtcaaaggagactatggggttgcgggttgcggtgctcatcttgctttcaggtcgagggagccggcgtttgtccacagacagctttgtgggtcatgtggccagcatgactaaaaccacttctggtgcaatggaacacagtgacagaaaccagagcgcacagaaacactgtttacgtTCCCactgcagcaatacctatttatctacttgcactggtgtgcttttgaactgctacgttggcaggagctgggacagagcaacgggagctcactccatcactcagattcgaactgccaacgttctgattggcaaacccaagaagctctgtggtttagaccacggtgccaccCGTGTGCCTTCTTCTTCTGGTACATCTGTCATATCTGAATCTTTCACTTCTGTTTTTAACTAATTGTGGTTACTTGCTATCTATGTTTGAACCAGGAACTGTGTTTAACCTTAATTGTTGTTTAGTTTAGAAGTAGAGGATctgaattatagaactgtagacttggaagggactgtgGGGGTCATCTAGagcaccccctgcaatgcaggaaagttTTGCCCAACacaggacttgaacccacaaccctgagattaagagtattgggctctaccaacagagctatcccaGGACTGTGGAcacccagatgctgttggactcccctCACGCTTGGTCAATTTGGCCCatgctcaaggatgatgggaattataatccagaaacatctgcagggcctgAGCCCTGGTTTAGTCAGTGAAACAAAGCAAAGACCATTCATCATAGTTTGAAAGGTtggttttaaattttttgtttttaaatcagttaTATAAACTTTAAAAGCACAAACTAAAGAACCAACAACCACAAGCATATGCAAAAGGGTAGGGAAATACAATGGAGAAAAGAAATGTCTGGTCAAATAGCATCCTCGCACTTGCTGTTCTAGAGCATTGCAAAGTCAATATTTCAATAAATTTATTCATTGGCTCTCCATTATCAAGTTGATTTTCTGCTGTAGGTCAGTTTTGATAAAACAACAGTATTCCATATTCTACTATACAATTTGGAAATCTATGGATCAACTATTTTCTTCCAGCTAGCTGCTATCCACATTTTGATGCCAGCAATTTCAAGGCCACTGTCATTAACCAATATAATAATTATACTATTTTAGGATTTTGTAGTATTAGCCAGTCATCTCATGAATCAAATTTAAAACATTAGTCCAAATAGACTGCAATACCCCAAATATGCAGGAAATCTGCACGGACACCCTCACCTTGCCAACAAGAGTTGTCCACCAAGTTATAAATCTGACTTCACTTGCAAAGGAGTTAGATACTACTGagactattttaaaaagcatttttttaaaaagatcaacgGACACCCATTTAGTCCACATATACCTCCGTACACAGTCCCATTGCTTTAGTTGGACCTCTTGCCTCAAATCTATTGCTCATTTTTCATAAAAGtacaagatctctctctctcgatctctCTCAGCTGTTCTATAATAAAGCATGAAACTGTCTTATAAGGGCTTTGCTTTTTATTGGGGTTAGTGTTCTATCTAGTCTCCCATTCTGTTACATTTCTAAATAACCTTTAGGTTGgtagtcatcactgcctcctgtgggagtgagttccacagtttatgcattgcatgaagaactactttcttttatccatcaTGAATCTTCAAACACTCAGCTTTATTGGacgtccacgagttctagtgttattaGAAAGGGAGAATGGCCTTTCTCTCTTCACTTTCACCATGCCATGctttattttataaacttctatcatgtcacctcttacttgccttttctctaaactaaaagtcCCATACATAGCTATCTTTCTTCATAGATGAGTCATTCCATCCCCTTGGTaattttggtggcccttttctgaactgtGTCCAACTCCTTTTTGAAGTGAGGCGACCAAAACTGTATTCCCAATTTTACAAAGCAGTAAATATTGTGTTTCCCCTAGTCCCTGCCCCCATTAGTTCAAAATGCCTTTACATGTGCTCACAACAAGCACATGAACACACACTTTCTTTCCTGGCTTTATAACTTCCAGTTCTAGCAACTGACCAAGAAGATAAAACTCTTGGCAAACTTGTAAAATTTGGGCCATTGATTTTAGTAGAACAAGGACCAGACCCGTTTAACTACAGATGCGATTCTTAAGGAACAGGAGCACATTGCCCTGCTCTCTCCTTCACTCCTGAAACACAAAACCCTCTCTATGTTGCAGGATGTGCTTGTGTATGCCAGTGTTCTTCATGACTCCaagtctttgttttctttctaaagAGGAAGACAAGTGGGGTTTTGCAAATGCAACTGAAATGGTTGTGTATTGCTCCAAATTATTATAAAGCAACACTATTATCCAGAAATCAAGTTTGCATATTGAGCCAAATATGAGGGGTGTCTATTAGGGTCAGGTCTGGTCAAAATATCTACATTTGTAAAAGTCAGTCTTAAGCAGCCACTTTTTCCCTGAATTCTAGAAACAATTGCAACTCTTGGCTTAAGGTGTCAAATACATTTTGCATATGAATCTTCCCTCCAGGTTTGCTCAATTGAGCTTtgccttttgtaaaaaaaaaaaaaaaaaaaagtctccagCTCCTGCTTCCTGAGACCTACTGCTGAGTTTCTTTGCTagacttttcttctttctcagAAGGACCTCCTAATATTTGTCATCACAGGTGAAAAAAGTAAAACAGCAGTGAGTTATTACCATTTCAACTGGTTCTAAACCTTTGTGGAAAACTTTGAGGTGGATTATTCACTAGATGTGACTGTGAAGATCTGCGTTACTCCTTTCCcaatctttggaactccctgcctattgaaattaGGCAGTCAGCCTTGTTAAACTGTTTTGGAAGCCTgctgaaaacttaaaaaaaaattaagcacttttactgattttatctgtgttgtaaAGATAATTATGTTAAGtacatatgttttttttaaaatgttttttcgGATTTTAGCTATATTTTATCTACAGTTCTCTTATGGACACCACTTAGAGACCTCTTTGAATAAGTGGTTAATAAATCTtcttaaataaatcaataaatacataTGCGGGGAAATACCATTTAATATTACTAGATAGTATTCATACAGTATAGCACTGTGTACAAAGCATTTCACATGAATTCTTTCCTTTTGATCCT from Lacerta agilis isolate rLacAgi1 chromosome 9, rLacAgi1.pri, whole genome shotgun sequence includes these protein-coding regions:
- the APELA gene encoding apelin receptor early endogenous ligand: MRFQQLLFTWFLLLAGVLLIDGQRPANAASRRKLHRHHCSHRRCMPLHSRVPFP